In one window of Henckelia pumila isolate YLH828 chromosome 1, ASM3356847v2, whole genome shotgun sequence DNA:
- the LOC140874530 gene encoding uncharacterized protein, whose product MPHYANFMKNVMARKRKLEEFETVKLTEECSAILQKETTTKIERCREFYYSLSLELGEVKPTTITLQLADRSLTYPRGIVENVLVKVDKFIFTADFVVLDMEEAQDVPLILGRPFLATGRDLIDVQEGGLILRVGGEAVTFNIYKTINYQDEVRACNHIDLFDSSMNNFGVGIELKSG is encoded by the exons atgccacacTATGCAAATTTCATGAAGAATGTGATGGCAAGGaagagaaagcttgaagaatttGAGACAGTGAAGTTGACAGAGGAGTGCAGCGCCATCCTGCAAAAAGAAACTaccacaaaaattgaaagatgcagggagttttactattcctt GTCTTTGGAGCTTGGTGAGGTGAAACCAACCACGATTACTCTGCAGTTGGCTGACCGTTCTCTGACTTATCCTCGTGGTATTGTGGAGAATGtattggtaaaagtagataaatttatttttactgCTGACTTTGTAGTGCTTGACATGGAAGAAGCTCAAGATGTCCCTCTAATTTTGGGGCGACCATTCTTGGCAACTGGAAGAGATTTAATTGATGTGCAGGAGGGTGGATTAATTctacgagttggtggtgaagcggtcacttttaatatttataagacCATTAATTATCAAGATGAGGTACGTGCTTGTAATCacattgatttatttgattcttCTATGAATAATTTTGGTGTAGGAATAGAGTTGAAAAGTGGGTGA
- the LOC140874531 gene encoding uncharacterized protein, with translation MAPRRGRALEPPPPPPPPPPAADLGDPDRVRCAIFLLQDDAALWWEGVEKTVDPATLPWTEFKRLFFEKYFTADVRALLKTEFMSLRQGDLSVAQFVVNFKRVCHFVPLIGDNEEANLHHFIVGLRPAIRWGVLMAEPADYASALRRALRSEQRLRDISAEVQSQRPFSAHGQQQQQHDKKPYYGPPRQQGRQAHRPQGHQAQRPVPPNSREKPLCRECHHHHFGKCLMGAGVFFKCKKPGHVVAYCPDVRRPATGRVIVMQAKEADPDTTLITGLDILEFIGEIARPNYYDVTVVFTKRILVAGVATKTLLDSGATHSFISEAFVLKWGIQREELLVGFSVIIPSGEELTTKILVRSLELLLQGRTVVADLIVLPILEFDLILGMDWMVKNAVVIDF, from the exons ATGGCCCCTCGTCGCGGTCGTGCTTTGGAGCCTCCACCGccgccacctccacctccaccagcCGCGGAT TTGGGAGATCCAGATCGAGTGCGTTGTGCTATATTTCTTCTGCAGGATGATGCtgccctctggtgggagggagtGGAGAAGACTGTGGATCCAGCTACCCTACCTTGGACTGAGTTCAAGAGACTtttctttgagaagtattttACCGCGGATGTGAGGGCCCttttgaagacggagtttatgagcCTGCGACAGGGAGATTTATCAGTGGCTCAGTTTGTGGTGAATTTTAAGAGGGTTTGCCACTTTGTGCCTTTGATCGGAGACAACGAGGAGGCGAATCTCCACCACTTCATTGTGGGGCTACGACCCGCCATCCGTTGGGGTGTACTTATGGCAGAGCCAGCTGACTATGCTTCTGCCCTGAGGCGGGCCTTGAGGTCTGAGCAGAGACTGAGGGATATCAGCGCTGAGGTGCAGAGTCAGAGGCCATTCTCAGCTCATGgccagcagcagcagcagcacgaCAAGAAGCCGTACTATGGACCACCGCGTCAGCAGGGGCGTCAGGCCCACAGACCTCAGGGGCATCAGGCCCAGAGACCCGTTCCTCCCAATTCTAGGGAGAAACCGCTTTGCAGGGAATGCCATCATCACCATTTTGGGAAATGCTTGATGGGAGCGGGGGTTTTCTTCAAGTGCAAGAAACCAGGACATGTGGTTGCTTACTGTCCAGATGTCCGGAGGCCCGCGACTGGGCGAGTCATCGTGATGCAGGCCAAGGAGGCCGACCCTGATACCACCCTGATCACAG GGCTAGATATTCTTGAGTTTATTGGGGAAATTGC GAGACCCAACTACTACGATGTGACTGTGGTTTTTACAAAAAGGATCTTAGTAGCTGGTGTAGCCACCAAGACATTATTAGACTCGGGGGCTACACATTCTTTTATTTCTGAGGCGTTTGTGCTCAAATGGGGTATTCAGCGAGAGGAATTATTGGTGGGGTTCTCAGTTATTATCCCGTCAGGGGAAGAGCTTACCACCAAGATCTTAGTCAGGAGTCTTGAACTTCTTTTACAGGGTCGGACGGTGGTTGCAGACCTTATAGTTTTGCCCATCCTCGAGTTCGAtctgattcttgggatggattggatggTGAAGAATGcagttgttattgatttttag